The genomic region TTGTAATATTAATAAGCACTTTACACAATGCTGATAAGGCTTCAATATCTGATGCAGATAAAAGCGTTCTTCATCTTATTTAACCTATTACAATAAGGCAAATGATAACGCTGTGCGTACTCGCGATACAATAATTTTTAAATTCTAAATATTAACTAGGTTTATTACTAAAAATTATTAATTAGGCCAAATATTTTAAAAATTATAAATAAATCTTTTATTATAATTGTTTAGATTATATACTATAAAAATAATTGGATTGTTTTAGATTATTAAGATCAAATTGAATAATTATGTAATAATGCTTCCAATGTTCTTCTTTGTTTTTCATATGTTTTTTTAATAAATCTAAGTCTAAGGTTAAAAGGTAATAGAGATGCAAAAACTAATCCCTTATGAGATCCTATATGTGAATTCTTTAATACTCTTAAATAATCAGAGATCGTAGCTTTACATTCGGTCATTGGCTTCTTTGAAATAAACTTATGTCTAACTTTAGACAAAGATACTTCATATTTATAAACCGATTTTATTTCATCATCTAGCATCGAATATACAGTTAGATGGTCTAAACAATAGTAATATGACCTATAAAACGAGTTTTTTATGAAATTTTCTAGTGAATCAAATGTTCTCATAGAAGATGAGTAAGATAACCTATATAATGTAAGATTCTTATTATCATAGTATATTGGATTTTTGTGCGTAAATCCAATGGTAGAGTAAAGGAAATCAACAGCTCTCGTCATTTTGTATAAATATTCTATCTTATTTAGCAATAATTCCTTCAGTATTGAAAATGTAGAGCTACTATGATATCCAAATTTATTACGTTTAAACATTCTCACGTAATTTTCTCCATCTTTTTTTGTTACAAGCAAAGGGTCTATTTTTTCTTCAAAATCTTTTTTGTAAATAATTTTTCCATTAAAGAAATATCTTATTCTA from Acidianus ambivalens harbors:
- a CDS encoding glycosyltransferase family 2 protein, whose amino-acid sequence is MLSELRVIMVEISVIITAYNRKDFYMDAIKSVLNQTLPNDKYEIIFVSNFRDAEEFCKKERIKFVYSNEFYSGRQVLDGIKIAEGKIISFLDDDDMFEKNKLEEVYENFKDKNLSVYRDRIRYFFNGKIIYKKDFEEKIDPLLVTKKDGENYVRMFKRNKFGYHSSSTFSILKELLLNKIEYLYKMTRAVDFLYSTIGFTHKNPIYYDNKNLTLYRLSYSSSMRTFDSLENFIKNSFYRSYYYCLDHLTVYSMLDDEIKSVYKYEVSLSKVRHKFISKKPMTECKATISDYLRVLKNSHIGSHKGLVFASLLPFNLRLRFIKKTYEKQRRTLEALLHNYSI